A single Salmo trutta chromosome 14, fSalTru1.1, whole genome shotgun sequence DNA region contains:
- the LOC115147737 gene encoding NACHT, LRR and PYD domains-containing protein 3, with amino-acid sequence MDQTPQSLVPAHDSDPLSIITAQPAPPPSSIMAQGGSVVAAPQLVGCNVGGSVYQHISVTLPSHGADEDLPKVKDKHKSNMKKKFGSIFEGLGKRGNPTLLDKIYTELYITAGESEGVNKEHEVWQIDDTARTTAFQDHAINCNDIFRSLDPKTEEQNDKSQSKQEEPIRTVLTKGIAGIGKTVSVQKFILDWSEGITNQDVDFVFALPFRDLNLIKDDCNLLELLSDFHPDLTDMKDAKKVVSGKVMFILDGLDESQLPLCFRNNKRLSNVTKTTSVDVLLTNLIKGNLLPSALLWITSRPAAVDKIPSDCFDRVTEVRGFNDPQKEEYFKKRFSDDENLASKIISHIKTSRSLHIMCHIPVFCWITAMVLGKMLSENDHGKLPKTLTEMYIRFLLTLTNMKNKKYHEKNESDPRNLSESDVQIILKLGKLAFQNLAKSNLVFSEDNLRECGIDVNEAFLLSGMCTEIFREEDPMFQAKMYSFVHLTIQEFFAALYVAFSYASGNVNPFRLRDYQELPRTNDSDSGDTYFGDSDDDYRDDGYSEDEDYRPQHRGSEQQHKTLHDLQRSVVDKALNSKTGHLDLFLRFLLGISLESNQILLKSLQLQTEGDTESIQKTIQYIKDRLSDERQYPSPERCINLFHCLIELNDTSFVNEIQRFLTSKNPAEKKLTPAQCSAMAYVLLMSEEVFDKLDLKVYNTSDEGRKRLVPAVRCCRKAILADCRLTTSCCETVASALQLPDSHLRELDISVNSLLDLKPLSVGLRSPNCRLESLNLSHIKLERSGPELLKAVLMGPLNHLLVLRLTGCDLKDDICETVASALQSAGSCLTELDLSYNKLTDTGVKQISNGLLSPHCKLKILRLTGCEVTEESCGSLSSAIAVSQLEELRLGCNKLGDSGVKLLSAGLMDPHCQIHTLGLRECNLSRRSCVSLAPVLWSYSVLRELDLRDNNLWYSGMRLLSAGLRNPKCALQNLRLSGCLVTEKGCTFLASALESNPSHLRELDLSFNHPGDSGVKLLSDRLKNPHCRLDKLCLDHSGESRIKPGLRKYACQLKLDLRSADGDLTLSEDNTKVVRRTQVHPYPYFDFSDSDDSDCSHRTKKLDKWAKVRCREPLSDGRFYWQVEWTGWVDIGVTYTPRWDIEKKRSWGLFCCNEQYTFIHSNRISVISVPRPDPKCIGVYLDFPDGTLSFYSVSSGTLTHLHTFHTTFTEPLYPQFQIMCDEIEIFGSVKIQTL; translated from the exons ATGGATCAGACTCCTCAGTCCCTTGTTCCAGCCCATGACTCTGACCCTCTGTCCATCATTACGGCTCAACCTGCCCCTCCGCCGTCCTCCATTATGGCTCAGGGTGGTTCTGTTGTCGCTGCACCCCAGCTTGTTGGCTGCAATGTCGGAGGTTCAGTTTATCAACACATCAGTGTTACTCTCCCTTCACATGGTGCTG ATGAAGATCTGCCAAAAGTCAAGGACAAACACAAGTCCAACATGAAGAAGAAGTTTGGGAGCATCTTTGAGGGGCTTGGAAAACGGGGAAACCCAACATTACTTGacaagatctacacagagctctacatcacagctGGGGAGAGTGAAGGGGTTAATAAAGAGCATGAGGTATGGCAGATTGATGATACGGCTCGGACCACAGCATTTCAAGACCATGCAATCAACTGCAATGACATCTTTAGATCTTTAGACCCTAAGACAGAGGAACAAAATGACAAATCCCAATCCAAACAAGAGGAACccatcagaactgtgctgacaaagggaatCGCTGGCATCGGAAAAACAGTCTCAGTGCAGAAGTTCATCCTTGACTGGTCAGAAGGAATAACCAATCAGGATGTAGATTTTGTCTTCGCACTTCCATTTAGGGACTTGAATTTGATCAAAGATGACTGCAATCTATTGGAACTCCTGAGTGACTTCCACCCTGATCTAACAGATATGAAGGATGCAAAGAAGGTGGTCAGCGGTAAAGTCATGTTCATCTTGGATGGCCTCGATGAAAGCCAACTTCCACTGTGTTTCCGTAACAACAAGAGGTTGTCTAATGTAACCAAGACAACATCAGTGGACGTGCTGCTGACAAACCTCATCAAGGGGAATCTGCTTccttctgctctcctctggataacctcCCGACCAGCAGCAGTTGATAAGATACCCTCTGACTGTTTTGACCGTGTCACTGAAGTTCGAGGATTCAACGACCCACAGAAAGAAGAATACTTCaagaagagattcagtgatgatgAGAACCTGGCCAGCAAAATCATCTcccacataaagacatcaagaagcctccacatcatgtgccacataccGGTCTTCTGTTGGATTACTGCCATGGTTTTGGGGAAAATGTTGAGTGAAAATGACCATGGAAAACTCCCTAAAACTTTGACTGAGATGTACATTCGCTTCCTACTCACTCTGACAAACATGAAGAACAAGAAGTATCACGAGAAAAATGAATCAGATCCTCGTAATCTGTCAGAGTCTGACGTACAGATCATTCTGAAGCTTGGGAAACTAGCCTTCCAAAACCTGGCAAAGAGCAATTTGGTGTTTTCTGAAGACAATTTGAGAGAGTGTGGCATTGATGTCAACGAAGCCTTCTTGCTCTCAGGGATGTGCACAGAGATCTTCAGAGAGGAGGACCCAATGTTTCAAGCAAAGATGTACAGCTTTGTGCATCTCACCATTCAAGAGTTCTTTGCAGCACTCTATGTTGCTTTCTCATATGCCAGTGGAAATGTCAACCCATTTCGTTTAAGAGACTACCAAGAGCTACCAAGAACAAATGACAGTGATTCTGGGGACACATATTTTGGAGACAGCGATGATGACTACAGGGATGATGGCTACAGCGAGGATGAAGACTACAGGCCACAACACAGAGGTTCTgagcagcagcacaaaacactgCATGACTTGCAGAGGAGTGTTGTGGATAAAGCGTTGAACAGCAAGACTGGTCACTTAGACCtcttcctccgcttccttctgggcatctcactggagtccaatcagatcCTCTTGAAAAGCCTACAGCTccagacagagggagacacagagagcatCCAGAAGACCATCCAGTACATCAAAGATAGACTTTCAGATGAAAGACAATATCCTTCCCCAGAGAGGTGCATCAATCTCTTTCACTGTTTGATCGAGTTGAACGATACCTCATTTGTGAATGAAATTCAAAGGTTCTTGACGTCCAAAAACCCTGCTGAGAAGAAGCTGACGCCTGCACAGTGCTCGGCGATGGCATACGTACTCTTGATGTCAGAGGAAGTGTTTGACAAACTGGACCTGAAAGTGTACAACACGTCAGATGAGGGGCGTAAGAGGCTGGTCCCAGCTGTTCGATGCTGCCGAAAGGCTAT ACTAGCAGACTGCCGCCTTACGACGAGTTGCTGTGAAACGGTGGCATCTGCACTACAGCTGCCTGACTCCCACCTGAGAGAGCTAGACATCAGCGTCAATTCCCTGTTGGACCTGAAGCCCCTCTCTGTTGGACTGAGGAGTCCCAACTGCCGACTGGAGTCACTTAACCTGAGCCATATCAAGCTGGAAAGATCAGGACCAGAGCTTCTAAAGGCTGTGCTGATGGGTCCTCTCAACCATCTACTTGTGTTGAG ACTCACCGGGTGCGATCTCAAAGATGACATTTGTGAAACCGTTGCCTCAGCTCTCCAGTCAGCTGGCTCATGTCTGACAGAGCTGGATCTCAGCTACAACAAACTGACAGACACCGGGGTGAAGCAGATCTCCAATGGTCTTTTGAGTCCACACTGTAAACTGAAGATCCTGAG ACTGACTGGTTGTGAGGTTACAGAGGAGTCCTGTGGAAGTTTGTCCTCTGCTATAGCAGTCTCTCAGCTCGAGGAGCTGCGTCTGGGCTGCAACAAACTGGGAGACTCTGGAGTAAAGCTGCTGTCTGCTGGACTGATGGATCCACACTGTCAGATACATACTCTGGG GCTAAGGGAGTGTAATCTCTCCAGACGTTCCTGTGTCTCTCTGGCTCCTGTCCTGTGGTCATACTCAGtactgagagagctggacctgagggaCAACAATCTGTGGTACTCTGGAATGAGGCTCCTCTCTGCTGGACTGAGGAACCCCAAATGTGCCTTACAGAATCTTAG gcTTTCTGGTTGTCTAGTCACAGAGAAAGGCTGTACGTTTCTTGCCTCCGCTCTGGAGTCAAACCCCTCCCACCTGAGAGAACTGGACCTGAGCttcaatcacccaggagactccggagtgaagctgctctctgatAGACTGAAAAATCCACACTGTAGACTGGATAAACTCTG TTTGGACCATAGTGGAGAGTCCAGAATCAAACCAGGCCTGAGGAAAT ATGCCTGCCAGCTGAAGTTGGACTTAAGGTCAGCAGATGGTGACCTGACTCTGTCCGAGGACAACACGAAGGTGGTGAGGAGAACGCAGGTTCACCCATATCCTTATTTTGATTTCTCGGATTCAGATGACTCCGATTGCTCACATCGGACCAAAAAGTTGGATAAGTGGGCCAAAGTACGCTGCAGGGAGCCCCTGTCTGATGGTCGTTTCTACT